The Streptomyces pactum genome contains a region encoding:
- a CDS encoding helix-turn-helix domain-containing protein yields the protein MTAVEAETGRLRDESDEPGWEVDPDDEWGVAVIATVGRQLKLRREAVGMRAAEFGVAVGYGEDLVYKVEGGKRIPRQEYLDRADEVLDAGGLIAATWEDVKKVRYPKKVRELGKLEAKAVEIALYECHIIPGLLQTREHARAVIGAAQPPYSPDDVERMVAARLARQSVFERSPAPALSFVLEEGPLRRPIGGTMVWREQLERLLEVGRLHNVVLQVMPTSCDAHSGLDGRIELLKFPDGTAVGRSDGAFNSRPIAEPRHLRILELRYGTIRAQALSPGESLAFIEQLLGET from the coding sequence ATGACGGCGGTCGAGGCGGAGACGGGACGGCTCAGGGACGAGTCCGACGAGCCGGGGTGGGAGGTGGACCCGGACGACGAGTGGGGCGTCGCCGTCATCGCGACGGTGGGGCGGCAGTTGAAGCTCCGGCGGGAGGCCGTGGGGATGCGGGCCGCCGAGTTCGGGGTGGCGGTCGGGTACGGGGAGGATCTCGTATACAAAGTCGAGGGCGGCAAGCGGATTCCCCGGCAGGAGTACCTGGACAGGGCCGACGAGGTGCTGGACGCGGGCGGGCTCATCGCGGCGACGTGGGAGGACGTGAAGAAGGTCCGGTACCCGAAGAAGGTTCGGGAGCTGGGGAAGCTGGAGGCTAAGGCGGTAGAGATCGCCCTGTACGAGTGCCACATCATCCCCGGACTGTTGCAGACGCGGGAGCACGCGCGCGCCGTGATCGGAGCGGCGCAACCGCCCTACTCGCCGGACGACGTGGAACGCATGGTGGCCGCCCGGCTGGCCCGGCAGTCGGTCTTCGAACGTTCACCCGCCCCAGCGCTGAGTTTCGTCCTGGAAGAGGGCCCCCTTCGGCGACCCATCGGCGGCACAATGGTCTGGCGTGAGCAGCTTGAACGCCTGCTGGAGGTGGGTCGGTTGCACAACGTCGTGCTTCAGGTAATGCCGACGAGCTGTGACGCCCACTCCGGCCTGGACGGTCGGATCGAGCTGCTGAAGTTCCCGGACGGTACGGCGGTGGGACGCTCCGACGGCGCCTTCAACAGTCGGCCGATCGCCGAGCCCAGGCACCTGCGCATCCTTGAGTTGCGGTATGGCACCATCCGGGCTCAGGCGCTCTCTCCGGGGGAGTCGCTGGCCTTCATCGAGCAACTGCTGGGAGAAACATGA
- a CDS encoding ATP-binding protein, producing the protein MNQKSAELTMPVRNFSVQLSPTPRGARLARLLATEQLHAWGLPLDPARQLIAELASNAAAHGRVPGRDFRLMLYVVGGTLRIEVTDTRGERLPRPRTPAPDAESGRGLLLVEALADRWGVTEGRFPRKTVWAELRCAPPEPTF; encoded by the coding sequence GTGAACCAGAAATCCGCCGAACTCACGATGCCCGTCCGGAACTTCAGCGTGCAGCTCTCCCCCACGCCACGCGGCGCCCGCCTCGCCCGGCTGCTCGCGACCGAGCAGCTCCACGCCTGGGGCCTGCCCCTGGACCCGGCCCGCCAGCTCATCGCCGAACTGGCGAGCAACGCGGCGGCGCACGGACGCGTCCCCGGCCGCGATTTCCGGCTCATGCTCTACGTCGTCGGCGGCACCCTCCGTATCGAGGTCACCGACACCAGAGGCGAGCGGCTCCCCCGCCCGCGGACACCCGCCCCGGATGCGGAATCCGGCCGTGGCCTGCTGCTCGTCGAGGCGCTGGCGGACCGCTGGGGAGTAACCGAGGGGCGTTTCCCGCGCAAGACCGTCTGGGCCGAACTGCGCTGCGCGCCACCGGAACCCACCTTCTGA
- a CDS encoding LysR family transcriptional regulator, translated as MELELRHLRTVRAIADAGSLTRAATALGLAQPALSAQLKRIERALGGALFVRGRHGVRATALGELVLERSRIVLPAVTELQREAARFARAPGTARHLRLGGTHGPLLGALVDRLADVAPDARMTTCTSWSERDLAGQLAEGRLDFALAGTCGSASPPGAEGLVWQEVAVDPVFVMVPAGHPLADRAEVDLTELAGEEWACVPGDGCFGDCFTASCARAGFTPRRMYETDTASLVHLVQVGRAVGLCRATFPTTPGIVTRPLTGTPLAWRHLLGWHAVTQGRGTAATVLAQARMAHAGVAASSDSYTEWMAAHRVP; from the coding sequence ATGGAGCTGGAGTTGCGGCATCTCAGGACGGTCCGGGCCATCGCCGACGCCGGGAGCCTCACCAGGGCGGCGACGGCGCTCGGCCTCGCACAGCCCGCGTTGAGCGCACAGCTCAAGCGGATCGAGCGGGCGCTGGGCGGCGCGCTGTTCGTGCGCGGACGGCACGGAGTGCGGGCCACCGCGCTCGGCGAACTGGTGCTGGAGCGGAGCCGGATCGTGCTGCCCGCGGTCACGGAGTTGCAGCGGGAGGCGGCCCGGTTCGCGCGGGCGCCGGGCACCGCGCGGCACCTCAGGCTGGGCGGCACCCACGGGCCCCTGCTGGGCGCTCTGGTGGACCGGCTGGCGGACGTGGCGCCGGACGCCCGGATGACGACCTGCACCTCCTGGTCGGAGCGGGACCTGGCCGGGCAACTCGCCGAGGGGAGGCTGGACTTCGCCCTCGCCGGGACCTGCGGCTCGGCCTCCCCGCCCGGTGCCGAGGGGCTGGTCTGGCAGGAGGTGGCCGTCGACCCGGTGTTCGTGATGGTGCCCGCCGGGCATCCGCTCGCCGACCGCGCGGAGGTGGACCTGACCGAGCTGGCGGGCGAGGAGTGGGCCTGCGTACCCGGCGACGGCTGCTTCGGCGACTGCTTCACGGCGTCGTGCGCCCGCGCCGGGTTCACACCGCGCCGCATGTACGAGACGGACACCGCGTCCCTGGTGCACCTGGTGCAGGTGGGGCGGGCGGTCGGGCTGTGCCGGGCGACCTTTCCGACGACGCCCGGCATCGTCACCCGGCCGCTCACCGGGACCCCGCTGGCGTGGCGGCACCTGCTGGGCTGGCACGCGGTGACGCAAGGCCGGGGCACCGCCGCGACCGTGCTCGCGCAGGCGCGCATGGCGCACGCGGGCGTGGCGGCGAGCAGCGACAGCTACACGGAGTGGATGGCGGCGCACCGGGTGCCCTGA
- a CDS encoding carbohydrate-binding protein gives MPHRHRHNRAVGAAVAATAALLVAGLSGSASAGTAPSGPAPTAAETLRTDAAPPALLNAMRRDLGLDRGQAERRLVNEAEAGATAGRLRAALGGDFAGAWVRGAESGTLTVATTDAADIAAIEARGAVAKVVRHSLADLEAARSRLDRAAAARDTTDAPVRYVDVRTNTVTVQAVRPSAARALLDAAGVDAGLARVEKSPGKPRPLYDLRGGEAYYINNSGRCSIGFPVTKGSRQGFATAGHCGRTGASTSGANRVAQGTFQGSVFPGRDMAWVATNSSWTATPYVNGAGGQNVQVTGSTQAPVGASVCRSGSTTGWHCGTIQQHNTSVTYPEGTISGVTRTTVCAEPGDSGGSYISGSQAQGVTSGGSGDCRSGGTTFYQPINPLLQNYGLTLRTTGDDGGPDDPPPGEGGTWAVGTVYQAGDTVTYGGATYRCLQGHQAYRGWEPPNVPALWQRV, from the coding sequence ATGCCCCACCGTCACCGACACAACAGAGCCGTGGGTGCCGCCGTCGCCGCGACGGCCGCCCTGCTCGTGGCCGGGCTCAGCGGCTCCGCGAGCGCCGGGACGGCACCCTCCGGCCCCGCCCCCACCGCGGCCGAGACCCTGCGCACCGACGCCGCGCCTCCCGCCCTGCTCAACGCCATGCGGCGCGACCTCGGCCTCGACCGGGGGCAGGCCGAGCGCCGCCTCGTCAACGAGGCAGAGGCGGGCGCCACCGCGGGCCGGCTCCGCGCCGCGCTCGGCGGTGACTTCGCCGGGGCGTGGGTGCGGGGCGCCGAGTCCGGCACGCTGACCGTGGCGACGACGGACGCCGCCGACATCGCGGCGATCGAGGCGCGGGGCGCCGTGGCCAAGGTCGTACGGCACTCGCTGGCCGACCTGGAGGCGGCCAGGTCCCGGCTGGACCGGGCCGCCGCCGCCCGGGACACCACCGACGCACCGGTCCGGTACGTCGACGTGCGGACGAACACGGTCACCGTGCAGGCCGTACGGCCGTCCGCGGCCCGCGCCCTGCTCGACGCGGCCGGTGTCGACGCCGGACTCGCCCGGGTCGAGAAGTCGCCCGGCAAGCCCCGTCCGCTGTACGACCTGCGGGGCGGCGAGGCGTACTACATCAACAACAGCGGGCGCTGCTCGATCGGCTTCCCCGTCACCAAGGGCAGCCGGCAGGGCTTCGCCACCGCCGGTCACTGCGGGCGGACCGGGGCGAGCACGAGCGGCGCCAACCGGGTGGCCCAGGGCACCTTCCAGGGCTCGGTCTTCCCCGGCCGTGACATGGCGTGGGTGGCCACCAACTCCAGTTGGACGGCGACCCCGTACGTCAACGGCGCCGGCGGTCAGAACGTACAGGTGACCGGGTCCACCCAGGCGCCGGTCGGGGCGTCCGTGTGCCGTTCCGGTTCCACCACCGGCTGGCACTGCGGCACCATCCAGCAGCACAACACCAGCGTGACCTACCCCGAGGGCACCATCAGCGGCGTCACCCGCACCACGGTGTGCGCCGAGCCCGGCGACTCGGGCGGCTCGTACATCTCCGGCAGCCAGGCGCAGGGCGTCACCTCGGGCGGCTCCGGTGACTGCCGCAGCGGCGGCACGACGTTCTACCAGCCGATCAACCCGCTGCTCCAGAACTACGGCCTCACCCTGAGGACGACCGGCGACGACGGCGGCCCCGACGACCCGCCGCCCGGTGAGGGCGGCACCTGGGCGGTCGGCACCGTCTACCAGGCGGGCGACACGGTGACGTACGGCGGCGCCACCTACCGCTGCCTCCAGGGCCACCAGGCGTACCGGGGCTGGGAGCCGCCGAACGTCCCGGCGCTGTGGCAGCGCGTGTGA
- a CDS encoding response regulator transcription factor: MLAEDSVLLRDGLTGLLGRCGHEVVAAVGDAEALVAAVEEHAPDVVVTDVRMPPGFQDEGLHAAVRLREGRPTLPVLVLSQYVQRAYAAELLDSGDGTGVGYLLKDRVGQVEEFVDALAEVADGGTVVDPEVVRQLLRRRRDPLERLSPREREVLALIAEGRSNGAIARELVVSEAAVGKHIGSILTKLDLPPADGTHRRVLAVLTYLRA, encoded by the coding sequence GTGCTGGCGGAGGACAGCGTGCTGCTGCGGGACGGTCTGACCGGCCTGCTCGGCCGCTGCGGACACGAGGTGGTGGCGGCCGTCGGCGACGCGGAGGCACTCGTCGCGGCCGTGGAGGAGCACGCCCCGGACGTCGTCGTGACGGACGTCCGCATGCCGCCCGGCTTCCAGGACGAGGGCCTGCACGCGGCGGTGCGGCTGCGCGAGGGGCGCCCCACCCTGCCCGTCCTCGTCCTCAGCCAGTACGTGCAACGCGCCTACGCCGCCGAGCTGCTGGACTCCGGCGACGGCACGGGCGTCGGCTATCTGCTGAAGGACCGCGTCGGCCAGGTCGAGGAGTTCGTCGACGCGCTGGCCGAGGTGGCGGACGGCGGCACGGTCGTCGACCCGGAGGTGGTACGCCAGTTGCTGCGCCGCCGCCGGGACCCCCTGGAGCGCCTCAGTCCGCGCGAGCGGGAGGTGCTGGCCCTGATCGCCGAGGGCAGGTCCAACGGCGCCATCGCCCGTGAACTGGTCGTCTCCGAGGCGGCGGTGGGCAAGCACATCGGCAGCATCCTCACCAAGCTCGACCTGCCCCCGGCGGACGGGACGCACCGCAGGGTGCTGGCCGTCCTGACGTATCTGCGGGCCTGA
- a CDS encoding sensor histidine kinase — MHPRNVWQAMSGPGYLLSAWPWRASAYLATGALAGAAILVGLVLALAIGGVLAVVVVGLPLLVLTALAGIPVAQAERRRLRLVDRDPVPLRHRRQPPATGPWPWLVTRLRERATWRELGHALLYAVVLWPVDALVVTAALVLPLATVATPLLMATVGDGEEAKVLKRWMVTTWPAAFAAAVLGLFLLALGAYALGLAAGARAELTRVLVGAARDGDLGARVVELARSRVRLVDAFEAERRRIERDLHDGAQQRLVALTMALGLARLDAPPGPLADQLAKAHQEAGKALAELRELIHGIHPKVLVDYGLQAAVEDAADRSAVPVDVRLELPGRPPRAVEAAAYFVVCEALANVARHSGASRAEVTGGHRDGRLFLQVRDDGRGGAEAGAGSGLTGLADRVSVLDGRLSLSSPPGGPTLLRVEIPCEWTERFA, encoded by the coding sequence ATGCATCCTCGGAACGTGTGGCAGGCCATGTCCGGCCCCGGCTACCTGCTGTCGGCGTGGCCCTGGCGCGCGTCCGCCTACCTGGCGACCGGCGCGCTGGCCGGCGCCGCGATTCTGGTGGGCCTCGTGCTCGCGTTGGCCATCGGCGGCGTCCTCGCCGTCGTCGTGGTGGGGCTGCCGCTCCTGGTGCTCACCGCCCTCGCGGGCATCCCCGTCGCCCAGGCGGAACGCCGCCGGCTGCGCCTGGTCGACCGCGACCCCGTTCCCCTCCGGCACCGGCGGCAGCCCCCCGCCACCGGCCCCTGGCCCTGGCTGGTCACCCGGCTGCGGGAGCGGGCGACCTGGCGGGAGCTCGGCCACGCCCTGCTGTACGCCGTCGTGCTCTGGCCGGTGGACGCCCTCGTCGTCACCGCCGCGCTGGTGCTGCCGCTCGCCACCGTCGCCACCCCGCTGCTGATGGCCACCGTCGGCGACGGCGAGGAGGCGAAAGTGCTCAAGCGGTGGATGGTCACCACCTGGCCGGCCGCGTTCGCGGCGGCGGTGCTCGGGCTGTTCCTGCTCGCCCTGGGCGCCTACGCGCTGGGCCTGGCCGCGGGCGCGCGGGCCGAACTCACCCGCGTGCTCGTCGGCGCCGCACGCGACGGCGACCTGGGCGCCAGGGTCGTCGAACTCGCCCGTTCCCGCGTGCGGTTGGTGGACGCCTTCGAGGCCGAGCGGCGCCGGATCGAACGCGACCTGCACGACGGCGCCCAGCAGCGTCTCGTCGCCCTGACGATGGCCCTCGGCCTGGCCCGCCTCGACGCCCCGCCCGGCCCGCTCGCCGACCAACTGGCCAAGGCCCACCAGGAGGCGGGGAAGGCGTTGGCGGAACTGCGCGAGCTGATCCACGGCATCCATCCCAAGGTGCTCGTCGACTACGGCCTCCAGGCGGCCGTCGAGGACGCCGCCGACCGGTCGGCCGTCCCCGTGGATGTACGCCTGGAGCTGCCCGGCCGGCCACCCCGGGCAGTGGAGGCCGCCGCCTACTTCGTGGTCTGCGAGGCCCTCGCCAACGTCGCCAGGCACAGCGGCGCGTCCCGCGCGGAGGTGACCGGCGGGCACCGCGACGGACGGCTGTTCCTCCAGGTCCGGGACGACGGCCGGGGTGGCGCGGAGGCCGGTGCGGGCAGCGGACTGACCGGCCTCGCCGACCGGGTGTCCGTACTGGATGGCAGACTCTCCCTGTCCAGTCCGCCGGGCGGACCGACCCTGTTGCGCGTGGAGATTCCTTGCGAGTGGACCGAACGCTTCGCGTAG
- a CDS encoding ABC transporter ATP-binding protein: MNDDAIRLRSVSRRYGAGDSAVTALDDVSLAFPRGTFTAVMGPSGSGKSTLLQCAAGLDRPTSGSVALGGTELTGLSERRLTLLRRERVGFVFQAFNLLPSLTAEQNVALPLRLAGRRPPGGRVREVLAQVGLGDRARHRPAELSGGQQQRVALARALITRPEVLFGDEPTGALDSRTGREVLTLLRGMVDREGQTVVMVTHDPVAASYADRVLFLVDGRVETELTGADAGAIAARMTRLEAAPC; the protein is encoded by the coding sequence ATGAACGACGACGCGATCCGGTTGCGCTCCGTCAGCAGACGCTACGGGGCGGGCGACAGCGCCGTGACCGCCCTCGACGACGTCTCCCTCGCCTTCCCCAGGGGCACGTTCACCGCCGTGATGGGCCCCTCCGGCTCGGGCAAGTCGACGCTGCTGCAGTGCGCCGCCGGCCTGGACCGGCCCACGTCGGGATCGGTCGCCCTCGGCGGCACCGAGCTGACCGGGCTGAGCGAGAGAAGGCTGACCCTGCTGCGCCGCGAGCGCGTCGGCTTCGTCTTCCAGGCGTTCAACCTGCTGCCGTCGCTGACCGCCGAGCAGAACGTCGCGCTCCCCCTGCGCCTGGCCGGCCGCCGCCCGCCCGGGGGCCGGGTGCGCGAGGTGCTCGCCCAGGTCGGCCTCGGCGACCGGGCCCGCCACCGGCCCGCGGAGCTGTCCGGCGGCCAGCAGCAGCGCGTCGCCCTGGCCCGCGCGCTGATCACCCGCCCCGAGGTCCTCTTCGGCGACGAGCCGACCGGCGCGCTGGACTCGCGGACCGGCCGTGAGGTGCTGACGCTGCTGCGCGGGATGGTCGACCGCGAGGGCCAGACGGTCGTCATGGTCACGCACGACCCGGTGGCCGCCTCCTACGCCGACCGTGTGCTCTTCCTGGTCGACGGCCGGGTCGAGACCGAACTGACCGGCGCGGACGCCGGGGCCATCGCCGCCCGCATGACCCGCCTGGAGGCCGCCCCGTGCTGA
- a CDS encoding FtsX-like permease family protein, protein MLSAALRTLRSRWVTFLGSFVALSLGVALLAVTGLALASSLDAPDRAPERFAAAPVVVRGQDTLRVATPVGDRTEELARPRAVPAPTVAGLKRLGTVVEDRSFPLRAPGGPAGLVGHPWSTAAFAPYTLDAGRAPRTADEVVVTGGWAAPGRRVRTDRGTVRVVGTVADRGFEDAVFFTDARAARLAPLSVQLVVDAAEPAVRDAVRGSAGVRVLTGDDRRYADADPDRDTEALTAMNALFGTAGGVTAFVSVFVVASTFAFTVAQRRREFGLLRTAGATPGQIRRTVFAEALVVGVLASAAGCVLGGYGAPWLAHRVAEEGLAPAWFTIGDHTWPYHTAFWTGLLVALCGVVAASWRAGRTSPAEALREATVDARSMTPGRWLSGLGLLLTALVTLGVALAGDPGDLLHRKTYVLRPMLLITAVALLAPAVVRPLTRLLAWLPARLPGAAGMLVRENTAAGVRRTAAVAAPVLVTVALAGSLLGATATLNEAKATETRERTGADFVITAPDGDTGFDARTVERLRAVPGTAEVSATSSSAVYVLEEGVALIRSDARAVTGPGALAATARLPLAAGSVSGLDDRSIIVNEEWERHTVGEKVRVWLGDGTEKTLRVAAVMHTGTGGNGVYVTAANAPGAPVDRVDVTLADGAGSEAVAAGLREAVRQAGGRVSGADEWVAAARTQTNRPTRVGLLMILGIALLYTGISLVNTMVMATSDRVRDLAVLRLAGATDGQLLRLVAAESLTVVAVGALLGLLAAGVNLAGMWAVLGLLSVRPTVVLPWTAIGTAVGACAVAAVLASVAPAAVALRRRAVALAGTKS, encoded by the coding sequence GTGCTGAGCGCCGCCCTGCGCACCCTGCGTTCCCGCTGGGTCACCTTCCTCGGCAGCTTCGTCGCGCTGTCGCTCGGCGTCGCCCTGCTCGCCGTCACGGGGCTGGCCCTGGCCTCCTCGCTGGACGCGCCCGACCGCGCTCCGGAACGCTTCGCCGCCGCGCCGGTCGTGGTCCGGGGGCAGGACACCCTGCGGGTGGCGACGCCGGTCGGCGACCGTACGGAGGAGCTCGCGCGGCCGCGTGCCGTGCCGGCCCCGACGGTGGCCGGGCTGAAGCGGCTCGGCACGGTCGTCGAGGACCGGTCCTTCCCGCTGCGGGCTCCCGGCGGGCCCGCCGGCCTGGTGGGCCACCCCTGGTCCACCGCCGCGTTCGCCCCGTACACCCTCGACGCGGGCCGTGCTCCCCGCACCGCCGACGAGGTCGTCGTCACCGGCGGCTGGGCCGCGCCGGGCCGGCGGGTGCGGACGGACCGCGGCACCGTGCGAGTGGTGGGCACCGTGGCCGACCGGGGTTTCGAGGACGCCGTGTTCTTCACCGACGCACGGGCCGCCCGGCTCGCCCCGCTCAGCGTGCAGTTGGTGGTCGACGCGGCCGAGCCCGCCGTGCGGGACGCGGTACGCGGCAGCGCCGGGGTCCGGGTGCTCACCGGGGACGACCGGCGGTACGCCGACGCCGATCCCGACCGGGACACCGAGGCGCTGACCGCGATGAACGCCCTGTTCGGCACGGCCGGCGGCGTCACCGCGTTCGTCTCGGTGTTCGTGGTGGCGTCCACGTTCGCCTTCACGGTCGCCCAGCGGCGCCGGGAGTTCGGGCTGCTGCGCACGGCCGGGGCCACGCCCGGCCAGATCCGCCGCACGGTGTTCGCCGAGGCCCTCGTCGTCGGCGTCCTCGCCTCGGCCGCGGGCTGCGTGCTCGGCGGGTACGGCGCGCCGTGGCTGGCCCACCGGGTGGCCGAGGAGGGGCTGGCGCCGGCCTGGTTCACCATCGGCGACCACACCTGGCCGTACCACACGGCCTTCTGGACCGGGCTCCTGGTCGCCCTGTGCGGTGTGGTCGCGGCGTCCTGGCGGGCCGGACGCACGAGCCCCGCCGAGGCGCTGCGCGAGGCGACCGTGGACGCCCGGTCGATGACCCCGGGCCGTTGGCTGTCCGGTCTCGGGCTGCTGCTGACCGCGCTGGTGACCCTCGGCGTCGCCCTGGCCGGCGACCCCGGCGACCTGCTGCACCGCAAGACCTACGTGCTCCGGCCCATGCTGCTGATCACCGCGGTCGCGCTGCTCGCCCCGGCCGTGGTGCGTCCGCTGACCCGGCTGCTGGCCTGGCTGCCGGCCCGACTGCCCGGCGCCGCGGGCATGCTGGTGCGCGAGAACACCGCCGCCGGGGTACGCCGCACCGCGGCCGTCGCCGCGCCCGTGCTGGTCACGGTCGCCCTGGCGGGCTCCCTGCTGGGCGCCACCGCGACGCTGAACGAGGCGAAGGCCACCGAGACCCGCGAGCGGACCGGCGCCGACTTCGTGATCACCGCGCCGGACGGCGATACCGGCTTCGACGCGCGGACGGTGGAGCGGCTGCGCGCCGTGCCCGGGACCGCCGAGGTGTCCGCGACCTCGTCGAGCGCGGTGTACGTCCTGGAGGAGGGCGTGGCGCTGATCAGGTCCGACGCCCGTGCCGTCACCGGCCCCGGGGCCCTCGCCGCCACCGCACGGCTGCCGCTCGCCGCGGGGAGCGTGTCCGGCCTCGACGACCGTTCGATCATCGTCAACGAGGAGTGGGAGCGGCACACCGTCGGCGAGAAGGTGCGGGTCTGGCTCGGGGACGGCACGGAGAAGACCCTGCGCGTCGCCGCCGTGATGCACACCGGCACCGGCGGCAACGGCGTCTACGTCACCGCCGCCAACGCCCCCGGCGCCCCCGTCGACCGGGTGGACGTCACCCTCGCCGACGGCGCCGGCTCCGAGGCCGTGGCCGCGGGGCTGCGCGAGGCGGTGCGGCAGGCCGGCGGCCGGGTGTCCGGCGCGGACGAGTGGGTCGCGGCCGCCCGTACACAGACCAACCGCCCGACCCGGGTGGGCCTGCTGATGATCCTCGGCATCGCCCTGCTCTACACGGGCATCTCCCTGGTCAACACGATGGTGATGGCCACCTCCGACCGGGTCCGCGACCTGGCGGTGCTGCGCCTGGCCGGGGCCACCGACGGTCAGCTCCTGCGGCTGGTGGCGGCCGAGTCCCTGACCGTCGTGGCGGTCGGCGCGCTCCTGGGGCTGCTCGCCGCCGGGGTCAACCTGGCGGGCATGTGGGCGGTGCTGGGACTGCTCTCGGTGCGCCCCACGGTGGTGCTGCCGTGGACGGCGATCGGGACGGCCGTGGGTGCCTGCGCGGTGGCGGCGGTGCTCGCCTCGGTCGCCCCCGCCGCCGTTGCCCTGCGCCGCCGCGCGGTGGCACTGGCGGGCACGAAGTCGTGA
- the tuf gene encoding elongation factor Tu, whose translation MAKAKFERTKPHVNIGTIGHIDHGKTTLTAAITKVLHDAYPELNEASAFDQIDKAPEERQRGITISIAHVEYQTETRHYAHVDCPGHADYIKNMITGAAQMDGAILVVAATDGPMPQTKEHVLLARQVGVPYIVVALNKADMVDDEEILELVELEVRELLSEYEFPGDDLPVVKVSALKALEGDKEWGNSVLELMKAVDESIPEPERDVDKPFLMPIEDVFTITGRGTVVTGRIERGVLKVNETVDIIGIKTEKTTTTVTGIEMFRKLLDEGQAGENVGLLLRGIKREDVERGQVIIKPGSVTPHTEFEAQAYILSKDEGGRHTPFFNNYRPQFYFRTTDVTGVVTLPEGTEMVMPGDNTEMKVELIQPVAMEEGLKFAIREGGRTVGAGQVTKINK comes from the coding sequence GTGGCGAAGGCGAAGTTCGAGCGGACTAAGCCGCACGTCAACATCGGCACCATCGGTCACATCGACCACGGTAAGACGACCCTCACGGCCGCCATTACCAAGGTGCTGCATGACGCGTACCCCGAGCTGAACGAGGCCTCGGCCTTCGACCAGATCGACAAGGCTCCCGAGGAGCGCCAGCGCGGTATCACGATCTCGATCGCGCACGTCGAGTACCAGACCGAGACGCGTCACTACGCCCACGTCGACTGCCCCGGTCACGCGGACTACATCAAGAACATGATCACGGGTGCGGCGCAGATGGACGGTGCCATCCTCGTGGTCGCCGCCACCGACGGCCCGATGCCGCAGACCAAGGAGCACGTGCTCCTGGCCCGCCAGGTCGGCGTTCCGTACATCGTCGTCGCGCTGAACAAGGCCGACATGGTGGACGACGAGGAGATCCTGGAGCTCGTCGAGCTCGAGGTGCGCGAGCTCCTCTCCGAGTACGAGTTCCCGGGCGACGACCTGCCGGTCGTCAAGGTCTCCGCTCTGAAGGCGCTCGAGGGCGACAAGGAGTGGGGCAACTCGGTCCTCGAGCTCATGAAGGCCGTGGACGAGTCCATCCCGGAGCCCGAGCGCGACGTCGACAAGCCGTTCCTGATGCCGATCGAGGACGTCTTCACCATCACCGGTCGCGGTACGGTCGTCACCGGCCGCATCGAGCGTGGTGTCCTCAAGGTCAACGAGACCGTCGACATCATCGGCATCAAGACCGAGAAGACCACCACCACGGTCACCGGCATCGAGATGTTCCGCAAGCTCCTCGACGAGGGCCAGGCCGGTGAGAACGTCGGTCTGCTCCTCCGTGGCATCAAGCGCGAGGACGTCGAGCGCGGCCAGGTCATCATCAAGCCCGGTTCGGTCACGCCGCACACCGAGTTCGAGGCCCAGGCCTACATCCTGTCGAAGGACGAGGGTGGCCGTCACACCCCCTTCTTCAACAACTACCGTCCGCAGTTCTACTTCCGTACGACGGACGTGACCGGCGTCGTGACCCTCCCCGAGGGCACCGAGATGGTCATGCCGGGTGACAACACCGAGATGAAGGTGGAGCTCATCCAGCCCGTCGCCATGGAAGAGGGCCTGAAGTTCGCCATCCGTGAGGGTGGCCGGACCGTGGGCGCCGGCCAGGTCACCAAGATCAACAAGTAA